Proteins from a genomic interval of Pristis pectinata isolate sPriPec2 chromosome 21, sPriPec2.1.pri, whole genome shotgun sequence:
- the hspb1 gene encoding heat shock protein beta-1, translating to MSERRIPFSFLRSPSWDPFRDWHYPSRLFDQSFGMPALSYDWGVDWPGMWPGYVRPFHPASARPPAPAPAPAASEAADQTAASSAALSRQQSTGISEIKVTSDKWRVNLDVNHFAPEEITVKTKDGYVEINGKHEERQDEHGFISRCFTRKYLLPQGIDPAVVASTLSPTGVLTVEAPMVKPALQSSEVTIPITYESKAQIGVQDSKKTNETTKK from the exons ATGTCCGAGCGCCGGATCCCCTTCAGTTTCCTGCGGAGCCCCAGTTGGGACCCGTTCCGGGACTGGCATTACCCGAGCCGGCTCTTCGACCAGTCCTTCGGCATGCCAGCCCTGTCCTACGACTGGGGGGTCGACTGGCCGGGCATGTGGCCGGGTTACGTGCGCCCCTTCCACCCGGCCAGCGCCCgacccccagccccagccccagccccagccgcGTCCGAGGCGGCCGATCAGACCGCCGCGTCCAGCGCCGCCCTCAGCCGGCAGCAGAGCACCGGCATCTCCGAGATCAAGGTCACCTCCGACAAGTGGAGGGTCAACTTGGATGTCAACCACTTCGCCCCCGAGGAGATCACCGTCAAAACCAAGGATGGATATGTGGAGATCAACG GCAAACATGAGGAAAGACAAGATGAACACGGTTTTATTTCAAGGTGTTTTACTCGAAAATATCT CCTCCCTCAAGGCATTGACCCTGCTGTAGTTGCTTCAACACTGTCACCCACTGGTGTGCTGACAGTGGAAGCACCGATGGTCAAACCAGCTCTGCAATCTTCTGAGGTCACCATCCCAATTACCTACGAGTCCAAAGCCCAGATTGGAGTGCAGGATTCGAAGAAGACAAATGAAACAACAAAGAAGTGA